TGCAGAACGCCACCTTCCCCTGCCCGTTGGGGTCATCCAGACATCCACCGGTGATGTCCCAGGCACGCAGCTGGTCCTTCGCCTGCTTGAGACTGTCCCAGCCCCTGTAGGTCTCGGCCTCCCGCTTCCGGTCCGCCTCCATCCTGTCCACCTCGCGGTTCATCTCCGCGTCCCGCCGGGCCGCCTGGTCCTCCTTGGAGACGGTCCCGGGGAGAACACTGATGTCCAGCCCGACGGCCTTCGCGGCGGCGTCGCAGCCCTTGCCGATCGCATCGCAGTATCCGACGACCCCCTCGCCGTCGAGCGGCAGCACCTGCGCGGCCATTTCCTCACGACTCTGCGAGCCGTACGCCGCCTCTTCCGGCGACTCCTCCATACCGCTCTGCTGCGTCAGCTCCCACATCTTGTCGACCTGCTTTCCGGCCACCTCGGCGCCGGACGCGGCATCGGCCTTGTCGAAGATGGTGAGCTGCGGGAATTTCTCGAAGTCCCCGCCGTTGCCGTGGCAGGACAGGACCGTGACCGAGGAATCGCCGCCGAGGTCCGGGTGCCCCGAGCAGGTGTAGCCGTAGTCCTCCGCCTTCGTCTGGAGGTCCTTCTGGGCTGCGGTGAGCTCCATGCTGCTGAAGGCGCCGGAGTCCGCGGCGGCCGAGGATGCTGCGGCTGCGGCGGCGGCCGCATCGTCCGCGGGGTTGCTGTCGTCGTTGTCGCTGCCGCAGGCGACGAGGCCGACGGTGGAGAGCAGTGCGACCGCGGTGACGGCACGGCGGGACAGCGATCGGGCGGACAGGGATCGGGCGGACAGGGATCGGGCGGACAGGGATGTCAGATGTGAGGTGAACGTCATGGACTTCATCAGAACACAGAGGGCTTCACGGGTTGTTCATCTCCCCCCGCTGTCTCATCTCACGTCACGCTCATACGTTGTTCAGTCCCCGACCGGTCGCGGCGTCCCTTCGGACGCCCCGGGGACCCCAGCCACAGGCCGGTCCACCTCTCCCCCCCGTGGCGCCGTCACGGCGTCCGAGATTGTCTCAGACGCTTTCCACGTCATAAGGTCCACCCATGACGCTCAAGAAACTGTCCGGGATGCTGCTGTTCCGGATCATCGTCGCGATCATCCTCGGCATCGTCTGCAGTCTCTTCTTCCCCGACTGGCTCGCCCGGGTGTTCGTGACCTTCAACGGACTGTTCAGTAACTTCCTCGACCTCTTCATCCCGGTCCTCATCTTCGCGCTGATCACCCCGGCCATCGCCGGCATCGGCAAGGGTGCGGGCAAGTGGCTCGGGCTCACCGCCGGCATCGCCTACGCCTCGACGATCGTCTCCGGACTCATCGCCTTCGGGGTCGCCACCGCAAGCTACAACTGGCTGCTCGGCGACAAGAAGATGGACACCCTCGCCGACATCGACGAAGGCGCACTCTCCCCCTTCTTCGAGATCGACATGCCCGCCCCCTTCGAGGTCATGACCGCCCTCATCCTCGCCTTCTGCGTGGGACTGGCGATGACCGCCGTGAAGTCCGACGTGCTCTACACCGGCGTCCGCGAGCTCGAGGGCGTGGTCATGAAGGTCATCAAGGTCTTCGTCATCCCGCTGCTGCCGATCTTCGTCTACGGCACCTTCCTCGGCATGGGCATGAACGGCACCCTGCTCGACGTCATCGGATCCTTCATCAAGGTGCTCGTCCTGGCGACTGTCATGACGCTCCTGCTGCTGGTCCTCCAGTACCTCGTCACCGGCGCGGTCGTGAAGAAGAACCCGTTCAAGGCACTGTGGAACATGATGCCCGCCTACGCCACCGCGCTGGGCACCTCCTCCTCCGCCGCGACGATCCCGGTCACCCTGGAAGGCGCGAAGAAGAACGGGGTGACCGAGAACGTCGCCGGCTTCACCGTCCCGCTGTGCGCGACGACCCACCTCGCCGGCTCGATGATGAAGATCAGCCTGTTCGCCCTCGCCGTGATCCACATGTTCGACCTAGACATCGGCACCGGGCAGTTCCTCGGCTTCCTGTTCCTGCTCGGCATCATGATGGTCGCCGCCCCCGGTGTGCCCGGCGGCGCGATCATGGCCGCGGTCGGCGTGCTCGGCGACCAGCTCGGCTTCGACCAGGACCAGATCGCCATCATGATCGCCGCCTACATCGCGATCGACTCCTTCGGCACCGCCGCCAACGTCACCGGCGACGGCGCGATCGCCCTGGTCGTCAACAAGATCTCCGGCGGCGCACTGGGCGGAGTCGACTCGGCCGAGGCTCGGGCCGACGAGGCCATCGCCGAGGACATCAGCGAGAGCCGGAACTAGCCGGGTACTAGCTGACGCCGCCGATCCGGTTCAGCGGCCAGACCTTGAACCGGACCTTGCCCACGACATCGTCGACGGGCACCGAACCGCCGTCCGGGGCGTCCTGGTGGTAGCGGGAGTCCTTCGAGTTGGTGCGGTTGT
This is a stretch of genomic DNA from Corynebacterium nuruki S6-4. It encodes these proteins:
- a CDS encoding dicarboxylate/amino acid:cation symporter, which encodes MTLKKLSGMLLFRIIVAIILGIVCSLFFPDWLARVFVTFNGLFSNFLDLFIPVLIFALITPAIAGIGKGAGKWLGLTAGIAYASTIVSGLIAFGVATASYNWLLGDKKMDTLADIDEGALSPFFEIDMPAPFEVMTALILAFCVGLAMTAVKSDVLYTGVRELEGVVMKVIKVFVIPLLPIFVYGTFLGMGMNGTLLDVIGSFIKVLVLATVMTLLLLVLQYLVTGAVVKKNPFKALWNMMPAYATALGTSSSAATIPVTLEGAKKNGVTENVAGFTVPLCATTHLAGSMMKISLFALAVIHMFDLDIGTGQFLGFLFLLGIMMVAAPGVPGGAIMAAVGVLGDQLGFDQDQIAIMIAAYIAIDSFGTAANVTGDGAIALVVNKISGGALGGVDSAEARADEAIAEDISESRN